From a region of the Hemibagrus wyckioides isolate EC202008001 linkage group LG14, SWU_Hwy_1.0, whole genome shotgun sequence genome:
- the lsp1a gene encoding non-muscle caldesmon isoform X3, translating to MSSAILRRNSSKQGLQNLLRVTAQRSIEDAEEIERERRRRAREALRKEDSISGSAGSPQDSSGPTEECLFESELKPSSSGALEEDEGFSDWTQRLERGRQVRQEENESREEDLEVERTMNGGSRREEIGSTVLNRQHKGQGEVEEMVKYIPVKKSSEKCMLFGDKTSLTAKETPEWKEDVIRVNRRQVEEPRLHVEDKVKEVRKEVKVSYTSKVFLQQDRTPTSHSEDPSGEEVTSHLLKTRKTTSRIIGQGSELREQAGANLETEQKLEKIRRSHQEKESQELEQLRQRQAEAELELEELKKRREERRKLREEEERRKEEEEQQRLEKEEEERRQMKENIERRRMEAAERRMKSFNMSSPDGDESFNPLSPKSPTFKIIDRTESLNRSLKKSNSFKKTQPPLLLSKIDDKLEQYTHAVEISSKEPKTAKPAAVDMPSVPEPVVTKKNLFEAGEAWNQGSPKGTPSKDTDGLKVGVADLITQWVKGSPEGINRHAQSKACDVKAGDVLQKKNMWEIIGEGSATGRSGQAGKGTSGKRYKFVVTGHGKYEKIPIDDDHYSDYPNGKSRDLCHNDL from the exons ATGTCAAGTGCAATCTTGAGACGAAACTCCAGCAAGCAAGGCTTGCAGAACCTCCTTAG AGTGACGGCTCAGCGCAGTATTGAGGATGCGGAAGAGATTGAGAGGGAGCGACGACGCCGGGCACGAGAGGCTCTCAGAAAGGAAGACAGTATCAGCGGATCAGCCGGATCTCCTCAGGACAGCTCTGGACCCACCGAGGAGTGTCT ATTTGAGAGTGAACTGAAACCCAGCAGCTCTGGTGCACTGGAAGAGGATGAAGGTTTCAGTGACTGGACCCAGCGGTtggagagaggcagacaggtcAGGCAGGAGGAAAATGAGTCTAGAGAGGAGGACTTGGAGGTGGAGAGAACCATGAATGGAGGAAGCAGAAGAGAGGAGATTGGCTCCACTGTACTAAATCGACAGCATAAGGGACAAGGTGAAGTGGAAGAAATGGTAAAATACATTCCAGTGAAGAAGAGCAGTGAGAAGTGCATGCTGTTTGGAGACAAGACAAGCCTTACAGCCAAAGAGACACCCGAATGGAAAGAAGATGTAATCAGAGTTAACAGGAGACAAGTGGAGGAACCAAGGCTACACGTGGAAGATAAG GTGAAAGAAGTGAGAAAAGAAGTGAAGGTCTCATACACATCTAAAGTTTTCCTGCAGCAAGATAGAACACCCACCAGTCACAGTGAGGATCCTTCTGGagaggaagtgacatcacatcTGCTCAAAACTAGAAAGACTACAAG CAGGATCATAGGTCAAGGCTCAGAGTTGAGGGAACAGGCAGGGGCCAATCTGGAGACAGAGCAGAAGTTGGAGAAGATCCGGCGGAGCCACCAGGAAAAGGAAAGCCAGGAGCTGGAGCAGCTTCGTCAGCGGCAGGCTGAGGCCGAGTTGGAGCTGGAGGAGCTcaagaagaggagagaggaacGCAGAAAACTGCGTGAGGAAGAAGAGCGCagaaaggaagaggaggagcagcagcGTCTTGAAAAGGAGGAG GAAGAAAGGAGGCAGATGAAGGAAAATATTGAGAGGAGAAGGATGGAGGCAGCTGAAAGGAGGATGAAGAGCTTCAATATGTCCTCTCCAGATGGGGATGAGTCATTCAACCCTCTCAGTCCAAAGAGTCCCACTTTCAAG ATCATAGACAGAACCGAGTCCTTGAATCGGTCTTTAAAGAAAAG CAACAGCTTTAAGAAAACTCAGCCACCGCTACTCCTATCCAAGATCGATGACAAACTGGAGCAGTACACTCATGCTGTGGAG ATCTCATCAAAAGAACCAAAGACAGCCAAGCCAGCTGCAGTGGacatgcccagtgttcctgaaCCAGTGGTTACCAAAAAGAACCTGTTTGAAGCAGGAGAGGCCTGGAACCAGGGCTCACCCAAAGGAACTCCATCAAAG GACACTGACGGACTGAAGGTGGGTGTGGCTGATCTGATCACTCAGTGGGTAAAAGGAAGCCCAGAGGGCATCAACAGACACGCGCAGTCCAAAGCATGT GATGTTAAAGCAGGAGATGTGCTCCAGAAGAAGAACATGTGGGAGATCATAGGGGAAGGATCAGCCACCGGGCGATCAGGACAAGCAGGGAAG gGCACTTCTGGTAAACGCTACAAGTTTGTTGTGACTGGCCATGGCAAATATGAGAAGATTCCCATTGATGATGACCATTACAGTGATTATCCAAATGGCAAATCAA gggaCCTGTGCCACAACGACTTGTAA
- the lsp1a gene encoding non-muscle caldesmon isoform X1 codes for MSSAILRRNSSKQGLQNLLRVTAQRSIEDAEEIERERRRRAREALRKEDSISGSAGSPQDSSGPTEECLFESELKPSSSGALEEDEGFSDWTQRLERGRQVRQEENESREEDLEVERTMNGGSRREEIGSTVLNRQHKGQGEVEEMVKYIPVKKSSEKCMLFGDKTSLTAKETPEWKEDVIRVNRRQVEEPRLHVEDKVKEVRKEVKVSYTSKVFLQQDRTPTSHSEDPSGEEVTSHLLKTRKTTSRIIGQGSELREQAGANLETEQKLEKIRRSHQEKESQELEQLRQRQAEAELELEELKKRREERRKLREEEERRKEEEEQQRLEKEEEERRQMKENIERRRMEAAERRMKSFNMSSPDGDESFNPLSPKSPTFKREHEERLTAESTCSIIDRTESLNRSLKKSNSFKKTQPPLLLSKIDDKLEQYTHAVEISSKEPKTAKPAAVDMPSVPEPVVTKKNLFEAGEAWNQGSPKGTPSKDTDGLKVGVADLITQWVKGSPEGINRHAQSKACDVKAGDVLQKKNMWEIIGEGSATGRSGQAGKGTSGKRYKFVVTGHGKYEKIPIDDDHYSDYPNGKSRDLCHNDL; via the exons ATGTCAAGTGCAATCTTGAGACGAAACTCCAGCAAGCAAGGCTTGCAGAACCTCCTTAG AGTGACGGCTCAGCGCAGTATTGAGGATGCGGAAGAGATTGAGAGGGAGCGACGACGCCGGGCACGAGAGGCTCTCAGAAAGGAAGACAGTATCAGCGGATCAGCCGGATCTCCTCAGGACAGCTCTGGACCCACCGAGGAGTGTCT ATTTGAGAGTGAACTGAAACCCAGCAGCTCTGGTGCACTGGAAGAGGATGAAGGTTTCAGTGACTGGACCCAGCGGTtggagagaggcagacaggtcAGGCAGGAGGAAAATGAGTCTAGAGAGGAGGACTTGGAGGTGGAGAGAACCATGAATGGAGGAAGCAGAAGAGAGGAGATTGGCTCCACTGTACTAAATCGACAGCATAAGGGACAAGGTGAAGTGGAAGAAATGGTAAAATACATTCCAGTGAAGAAGAGCAGTGAGAAGTGCATGCTGTTTGGAGACAAGACAAGCCTTACAGCCAAAGAGACACCCGAATGGAAAGAAGATGTAATCAGAGTTAACAGGAGACAAGTGGAGGAACCAAGGCTACACGTGGAAGATAAG GTGAAAGAAGTGAGAAAAGAAGTGAAGGTCTCATACACATCTAAAGTTTTCCTGCAGCAAGATAGAACACCCACCAGTCACAGTGAGGATCCTTCTGGagaggaagtgacatcacatcTGCTCAAAACTAGAAAGACTACAAG CAGGATCATAGGTCAAGGCTCAGAGTTGAGGGAACAGGCAGGGGCCAATCTGGAGACAGAGCAGAAGTTGGAGAAGATCCGGCGGAGCCACCAGGAAAAGGAAAGCCAGGAGCTGGAGCAGCTTCGTCAGCGGCAGGCTGAGGCCGAGTTGGAGCTGGAGGAGCTcaagaagaggagagaggaacGCAGAAAACTGCGTGAGGAAGAAGAGCGCagaaaggaagaggaggagcagcagcGTCTTGAAAAGGAGGAG GAAGAAAGGAGGCAGATGAAGGAAAATATTGAGAGGAGAAGGATGGAGGCAGCTGAAAGGAGGATGAAGAGCTTCAATATGTCCTCTCCAGATGGGGATGAGTCATTCAACCCTCTCAGTCCAAAGAGTCCCACTTTCAAG AGAGAGCATGAAGAGAGATTGACAGCTGAAAGTACATGCTCG ATCATAGACAGAACCGAGTCCTTGAATCGGTCTTTAAAGAAAAG CAACAGCTTTAAGAAAACTCAGCCACCGCTACTCCTATCCAAGATCGATGACAAACTGGAGCAGTACACTCATGCTGTGGAG ATCTCATCAAAAGAACCAAAGACAGCCAAGCCAGCTGCAGTGGacatgcccagtgttcctgaaCCAGTGGTTACCAAAAAGAACCTGTTTGAAGCAGGAGAGGCCTGGAACCAGGGCTCACCCAAAGGAACTCCATCAAAG GACACTGACGGACTGAAGGTGGGTGTGGCTGATCTGATCACTCAGTGGGTAAAAGGAAGCCCAGAGGGCATCAACAGACACGCGCAGTCCAAAGCATGT GATGTTAAAGCAGGAGATGTGCTCCAGAAGAAGAACATGTGGGAGATCATAGGGGAAGGATCAGCCACCGGGCGATCAGGACAAGCAGGGAAG gGCACTTCTGGTAAACGCTACAAGTTTGTTGTGACTGGCCATGGCAAATATGAGAAGATTCCCATTGATGATGACCATTACAGTGATTATCCAAATGGCAAATCAA gggaCCTGTGCCACAACGACTTGTAA
- the lsp1a gene encoding non-muscle caldesmon isoform X2, with the protein MSSAILRRNSSKQGLQNLLRVTAQRSIEDAEEIERERRRRAREALRKEDSISGSAGSPQDSSGPTEECLFESELKPSSSGALEEDEGFSDWTQRLERGRQVRQEENESREEDLEVERTMNGGSRREEIGSTVLNRQHKGQGEVEEMVKYIPVKKSSEKCMLFGDKTSLTAKETPEWKEDVIRVNRRQVEEPRLHVEDKVKEVRKEVKVSYTSKVFLQQDRTPTSHSEDPSGEEVTSHLLKTRKTTRIIGQGSELREQAGANLETEQKLEKIRRSHQEKESQELEQLRQRQAEAELELEELKKRREERRKLREEEERRKEEEEQQRLEKEEEERRQMKENIERRRMEAAERRMKSFNMSSPDGDESFNPLSPKSPTFKREHEERLTAESTCSIIDRTESLNRSLKKSNSFKKTQPPLLLSKIDDKLEQYTHAVEISSKEPKTAKPAAVDMPSVPEPVVTKKNLFEAGEAWNQGSPKGTPSKDTDGLKVGVADLITQWVKGSPEGINRHAQSKACDVKAGDVLQKKNMWEIIGEGSATGRSGQAGKGTSGKRYKFVVTGHGKYEKIPIDDDHYSDYPNGKSRDLCHNDL; encoded by the exons ATGTCAAGTGCAATCTTGAGACGAAACTCCAGCAAGCAAGGCTTGCAGAACCTCCTTAG AGTGACGGCTCAGCGCAGTATTGAGGATGCGGAAGAGATTGAGAGGGAGCGACGACGCCGGGCACGAGAGGCTCTCAGAAAGGAAGACAGTATCAGCGGATCAGCCGGATCTCCTCAGGACAGCTCTGGACCCACCGAGGAGTGTCT ATTTGAGAGTGAACTGAAACCCAGCAGCTCTGGTGCACTGGAAGAGGATGAAGGTTTCAGTGACTGGACCCAGCGGTtggagagaggcagacaggtcAGGCAGGAGGAAAATGAGTCTAGAGAGGAGGACTTGGAGGTGGAGAGAACCATGAATGGAGGAAGCAGAAGAGAGGAGATTGGCTCCACTGTACTAAATCGACAGCATAAGGGACAAGGTGAAGTGGAAGAAATGGTAAAATACATTCCAGTGAAGAAGAGCAGTGAGAAGTGCATGCTGTTTGGAGACAAGACAAGCCTTACAGCCAAAGAGACACCCGAATGGAAAGAAGATGTAATCAGAGTTAACAGGAGACAAGTGGAGGAACCAAGGCTACACGTGGAAGATAAG GTGAAAGAAGTGAGAAAAGAAGTGAAGGTCTCATACACATCTAAAGTTTTCCTGCAGCAAGATAGAACACCCACCAGTCACAGTGAGGATCCTTCTGGagaggaagtgacatcacatcTGCTCAAAACTAGAAAGACTACAAG GATCATAGGTCAAGGCTCAGAGTTGAGGGAACAGGCAGGGGCCAATCTGGAGACAGAGCAGAAGTTGGAGAAGATCCGGCGGAGCCACCAGGAAAAGGAAAGCCAGGAGCTGGAGCAGCTTCGTCAGCGGCAGGCTGAGGCCGAGTTGGAGCTGGAGGAGCTcaagaagaggagagaggaacGCAGAAAACTGCGTGAGGAAGAAGAGCGCagaaaggaagaggaggagcagcagcGTCTTGAAAAGGAGGAG GAAGAAAGGAGGCAGATGAAGGAAAATATTGAGAGGAGAAGGATGGAGGCAGCTGAAAGGAGGATGAAGAGCTTCAATATGTCCTCTCCAGATGGGGATGAGTCATTCAACCCTCTCAGTCCAAAGAGTCCCACTTTCAAG AGAGAGCATGAAGAGAGATTGACAGCTGAAAGTACATGCTCG ATCATAGACAGAACCGAGTCCTTGAATCGGTCTTTAAAGAAAAG CAACAGCTTTAAGAAAACTCAGCCACCGCTACTCCTATCCAAGATCGATGACAAACTGGAGCAGTACACTCATGCTGTGGAG ATCTCATCAAAAGAACCAAAGACAGCCAAGCCAGCTGCAGTGGacatgcccagtgttcctgaaCCAGTGGTTACCAAAAAGAACCTGTTTGAAGCAGGAGAGGCCTGGAACCAGGGCTCACCCAAAGGAACTCCATCAAAG GACACTGACGGACTGAAGGTGGGTGTGGCTGATCTGATCACTCAGTGGGTAAAAGGAAGCCCAGAGGGCATCAACAGACACGCGCAGTCCAAAGCATGT GATGTTAAAGCAGGAGATGTGCTCCAGAAGAAGAACATGTGGGAGATCATAGGGGAAGGATCAGCCACCGGGCGATCAGGACAAGCAGGGAAG gGCACTTCTGGTAAACGCTACAAGTTTGTTGTGACTGGCCATGGCAAATATGAGAAGATTCCCATTGATGATGACCATTACAGTGATTATCCAAATGGCAAATCAA gggaCCTGTGCCACAACGACTTGTAA